The following are from one region of the Rhipicephalus microplus isolate Deutch F79 chromosome 1, USDA_Rmic, whole genome shotgun sequence genome:
- the LOC142805896 gene encoding uncharacterized protein LOC142805896 codes for MDDLERFRQRWEPNEHWAMRREFIRRHWNRFSENRLLCLAQTFVNMELLGCAYPARVAELVRELAKDVPRSERAKAPAVAPVAFVKASESPSEEASSAVRSYAPVPDRPQFVGGFANRAGLGCITASSDDYVVPSSAVPARQQFVGGFANKAGLGFEPLKRSADAGDLESANVAKVKRKKTAKPSVESAPSSPQKPPPPVDCRDVTRLPKFQAVAKMIRDNVVDGPNTLDKLQQVFSKCSLTLDVQFEQKQEAVIMFECVVRSNGETLGKATASKKKESKRLAFQEIWDAFSRVPEMPKPPPRVPAPSRNLVKKPGDRRNAIKPPAYPVDSCCQQKLADDDRVLDLETLVVVQTVNPPGDVMSTLTRTATANKLRGRFDVECTDSGYTCTFVLGHCEIKNGVGETSQEAKLKAASASLAYLQSIVPTLLLKRRVDSCGPELTKNTFGVSDESNGSEQITPENIGHKLLKMMGWSGGAIGKEGVGIVEPVMLKETCGRNGLGFGGPGRMNSSFKTKVHQVLKEFAETVVMQDLVFSPEFDNEERKFMHSVARTYGLKSVSVEGPSGRFLTVRHKLSVRQLVDMIIASGPTEKYDVILPGQQDSDEESWQ; via the coding sequence ATGGACGACTTGGAACGGTTTCGGCAGCGGTGGGAGCCGAACGAGCACTGGGCCATGCGTCGGGAGTTCATCCGGCGGCACTGGAACAGATTTTCAGAGAACCGACTCCTCTGTTTGGCCCAGACGTTCGTGAACATGGAACTGCTCGGATGCGCTTACCCGGCCCGTGTAGCAGAACTAGTGCGTGAGTTGGCGAAAGATGTGCCCAGATCGGAGCGCGCCAAGGCTCCCGCAGTTGCGCCCGTCGCTTTCGTGAAAGCCAGCGAATCGCCGTCAGAAGAGGCTTCATCTGCCGTGAGATCGTACGCACCTGTTCCGGACAGGCCGCAGTTTGTGGGCGGGTTCGCTAACAGGGCTGGCCTGGGATGCATAACGGCCAGCAGTGATGATTACGTCGTTCCAAGTAGCGCTGTGCCAGCGAGGCAACAGTTTGTCGGCGGCTTTGCAAACAAGGCTGGACTTGGGTTCGAACCACTCAAGCGGTCAGCAGACGCTGGTGATCTCGAATCTGCGAACGTCGCGAAGGTTAAACGTAAAAAAACCGCCAAGCCGTCCGTGGAGAGTGCCCCCTCGTCTCCCCAAAAACCTCCGCCTCCAGTCGACTGCAGAGATGTCACAAGGCTCCCGAAATTCCAAGCCGTCGCGAAGATGATCAGAGACAACGTGGTCGACGGGCCCAACACGCTGGACAAGTTGCAGCAGGTGTTCAGCAAATGCAGCCTCACCCTGGACGTACAATTCGAGCAGAAACAAGAAGCAGTAATCATGTTTGAGTGTGTCGTACGCTCGAACGGCGAAACGCTAGGAAAAGCAACAGCTTCGAAGAAAAAGGAGTCGAAGCGGCTCGCTTTTCAGGAAATCTGGGACGCTTTTTCCCGTGTTCCGGAAATGCCTAAGCCGCCCCCACGCGTGCCAGCGCCGTCTCGAAATTTAGTAAAGAAACCTGGTGACCGCCGTAACGCCATCAAACCACCAGCTTATCCAGTGGATAGTTGCTGTCAGCAGAAATTGGCAGACGATGATCGTGTACTAGATTTAGAAACACTGGTTGTAGTTCAAACCGTGAATCCTCCCGGCGATGTCATGTCAACATTGACGAGGACGGCAACCGCAAACAAGCTCAGAGGTAGATTTGACGTTGAGTGTACGGATTCAGGGTACACTTGCACGTTTGTTCTCGGGCACTGTGAAATCAAGAACGGTGTAGGCGAGACGAGTCAGGAGGCGAAGCTTAAAGCAGCCTCTGCATCTCTAGCGTACCTTCAAAGTATCGTACCTACACTGCTTTTAAAGCGACGCGTAGATAGCTGTGGTCCCGAGTTGACCAAGAACACCTTTGGTGTCTCTGACGAAAGCAATGGCTCGGAACAAATAACCCCCGAAAACATTGGACACAAGCTGCTCAAAATGATGGGTTGGAGTGGTGGTGCCATAGGAAAAGAAGGTGTTGGCATAGTGGAGCCTGTTATGCTTAAGGAAACGTGTGGCCGCAATGGCCTGGGTTTCGGCGGTCCTGGCCGCATGAATAGCAGCTTCAAGACAAAAGTTCATCAGGTGCTCAAGGAGTTTGCGGAGACCGTGGTAATGCAAGACCTTGTGTTTTCTCCAGAATTTGACAATGAGGAAAGAAAGTTCATGCACTCAGTGGCACGCACATACGGCCTCAAGAGTGTTAGTGTGGAAGGACCGTCGGGCAGGTTTCTCACTGTGCGTCACAAGCTGTCCGTGCGGCAGCTTGTGGATATGATCATTGCTTCTGGACCAACAGAGAAGTACGACGTCATCTTGCCCGGACAGCAAGATTCCGATGAAGAAAGTTGGCAGTAG